In Caldicellulosiruptor morganii, the following proteins share a genomic window:
- a CDS encoding bis-aminopropyl spermidine synthase family protein encodes MDSLKSAVEFVKSRTKVNVNERDIEKVIAALNSTNHFWEVIFLSQKPFAVVRETINYLISIDFVKSDENGNLQLTQKGKEFVKQNNIPAVKNYTCQYCEGRGIVFTEIKDAYEKFKQIVKTRPEAIVEYDQGYVTEETAFSRIAMMIKKGDLVKKRLIVFGDDDLVSIAAALTELPAEVVVLEIDKRLVDFINQAAKEYNLNLKAIEYDFRNKLPDEFVKSFDTFTIDPPETIEALDVCFTRTMSSLKGAGGAGYFGLTNIEASLSKWHEFQKLLLNKFNAVITDIIENFNHYVNWNYLLPSLESNLDFVNVQPRLNWYTSSMYRIELVKDIEIPNEYINCELYIDNEAILYKE; translated from the coding sequence GTGGATAGCTTAAAGAGCGCAGTTGAATTTGTAAAGTCCAGAACAAAAGTCAATGTAAACGAAAGAGATATTGAAAAGGTAATAGCAGCATTGAACTCGACAAATCACTTCTGGGAAGTAATATTTCTTTCACAAAAGCCATTTGCCGTTGTGAGGGAAACAATTAACTATCTTATTTCAATAGATTTTGTAAAATCAGATGAAAACGGCAATCTGCAGCTTACACAAAAAGGAAAAGAATTTGTAAAGCAGAATAACATTCCTGCTGTAAAAAACTATACATGCCAGTACTGTGAAGGCCGTGGGATTGTATTTACCGAAATAAAAGATGCTTATGAAAAGTTCAAACAGATAGTAAAAACAAGACCTGAGGCAATAGTGGAATATGACCAGGGGTACGTTACTGAAGAAACAGCCTTTTCAAGAATTGCTATGATGATTAAAAAAGGTGACCTTGTCAAAAAGAGACTTATTGTTTTTGGCGATGACGATTTGGTATCAATTGCAGCAGCTTTGACAGAACTTCCAGCAGAAGTAGTAGTATTGGAAATTGACAAAAGGCTTGTGGATTTCATAAACCAGGCTGCAAAAGAATACAACCTGAATCTAAAGGCAATTGAATATGATTTTAGAAATAAGCTCCCCGATGAGTTTGTAAAGAGCTTTGATACATTTACAATTGACCCGCCAGAAACAATTGAAGCCCTGGATGTGTGTTTTACAAGAACAATGTCAAGCTTAAAAGGTGCAGGCGGTGCAGGATATTTTGGACTTACAAACATAGAAGCATCACTTTCAAAATGGCACGAATTCCAGAAACTTCTTTTAAATAAATTCAACGCAGTTATCACAGATATCATTGAAAACTTCAATCATTATGTCAATTGGAATTATTTGCTTCCTTCTTTGGAAAGCAATCTTGATTTTGTAAATGTTCAGCCAAGACTCAACTGGTATACCTCCAGTATGTACAGAATAGAACTTGTAAAAGACATAGAAATTCCAAACGAATATATTAATTGTGAGCTCTATATAGACAATGAAGCAATTTTGTATAAAGAATAA
- the rpmB gene encoding 50S ribosomal protein L28, with translation MAMCEICNKKVSFGNKVSHSNKKSRRTWKPNVKKIRVIINGTRKRIYVCTSCIKAGKVVRV, from the coding sequence ATGGCTATGTGCGAAATCTGCAACAAGAAAGTATCATTTGGAAACAAAGTTAGCCACTCAAATAAAAAGTCAAGAAGAACATGGAAACCGAATGTAAAAAAGATTAGGGTAATTATAAATGGAACAAGAAAGAGAATTTATGTATGCACAAGCTGCATTAAAGCGGGTAAGGTTGTCCGCGTATAA
- a CDS encoding alpha/beta hydrolase, producing MQKHVEIKNKIGQILRGYLHVPDEYDSKVPAVAIFHGFTGNKMEPHFIFVKLSRLLESQGIASVRFDFAGSGESDGEFYDMTVTREIDDARCILEYLFSLDFVDRQKISIVGLSLGGAIASYIAGEFREKLNKVVLWAPAGNMRDIAKNVVENNPQIKEKGYIDLGGLLLSEDFYYDLQKYDFFESIKKYPNKVLILHGTNDTAVPIEVGRKYKEILGNKAILVEIEGADHTFNKYEWERIVLDKTVEFLKE from the coding sequence ATGCAAAAGCATGTCGAAATAAAGAATAAAATTGGTCAGATTCTGCGAGGATATCTGCATGTACCGGATGAATATGATTCAAAAGTGCCTGCAGTTGCTATTTTCCATGGTTTTACAGGGAATAAAATGGAGCCGCATTTTATATTTGTAAAACTATCTCGATTACTTGAGAGCCAGGGTATTGCAAGTGTCAGGTTTGACTTTGCAGGCTCCGGTGAATCAGACGGGGAATTTTATGATATGACGGTAACCCGTGAGATTGACGATGCAAGATGCATACTTGAGTATCTGTTTTCACTTGACTTTGTTGACAGGCAAAAGATTTCGATTGTGGGTTTATCTCTTGGGGGAGCAATTGCTTCGTATATTGCCGGTGAATTTAGAGAAAAGCTTAATAAGGTTGTGCTTTGGGCTCCTGCCGGGAATATGAGAGATATTGCAAAAAATGTGGTAGAAAATAACCCTCAAATAAAGGAAAAAGGATATATTGATTTAGGAGGGCTTCTTTTATCCGAGGATTTTTATTATGATTTGCAAAAGTACGACTTTTTTGAGTCAATAAAGAAGTATCCAAATAAAGTATTAATTTTGCATGGTACAAACGATACAGCAGTTCCGATTGAAGTTGGGCGAAAGTACAAAGAGATTTTGGGTAACAAGGCAATACTTGTTGAGATAGAAGGTGCAGACCACACCTTTAACAAATATGAGTGGGAAAGAATTGTGCTGGACAAAACGGTTGAGTTTTTAAAGGAATAA
- a CDS encoding LacI family DNA-binding transcriptional regulator, translating to MVTIKDIAKEAGVSPSTVSRVLSGKAKISPETTKRVMDAIKRLGYIPNASAKSLVMKKAYSIGIFMPRRLEQTLTSTFFDQVVSGICSYINNTEYEIVLTIVPPEKEKESLERLIKSKKVDGFVLLTSRINDYAIKYLRSIKFPFVLIGSPDKDKEYVNWVDNDNKKAGFDATEYLIKLGHTQIGFLGGMENLVLTQDRLSGYKMALSKYKIPVENQYILFTQFDEQSSYEKAKQLLTLKNRPTAVVCIDEVVAYAAIKVCKELELKVGYDVSIIGFNESIFSKLSSPRLTTVDTNVYYLGYYAAEMLMKELEEPYKTYKRLIVQHSIIEGETCRAI from the coding sequence ATGGTAACCATAAAGGATATAGCCAAAGAAGCAGGGGTATCACCTTCAACAGTTTCAAGGGTACTTTCAGGCAAGGCAAAGATTTCACCTGAGACAACAAAGAGAGTGATGGATGCCATCAAGCGGCTTGGATACATTCCCAATGCAAGTGCCAAAAGCCTTGTTATGAAAAAGGCATATTCTATTGGGATTTTTATGCCGCGAAGACTTGAACAGACACTTACCAGCACCTTTTTTGACCAGGTTGTATCGGGAATTTGCAGCTATATTAACAATACAGAATATGAGATTGTACTGACCATTGTGCCGCCCGAAAAGGAAAAAGAAAGCTTGGAAAGGCTTATAAAGAGCAAAAAGGTGGATGGGTTTGTTCTTCTTACCTCCCGTATAAATGACTATGCTATCAAATATCTTCGCTCTATCAAGTTTCCTTTCGTTTTGATAGGTTCACCTGATAAAGACAAAGAGTATGTTAACTGGGTTGACAATGACAACAAAAAAGCCGGGTTTGACGCAACAGAGTATTTAATCAAGCTCGGGCACACTCAAATAGGCTTTCTGGGCGGTATGGAAAATCTTGTCTTGACACAGGATAGACTGTCTGGCTACAAAATGGCTTTGAGCAAATATAAGATTCCAGTTGAAAACCAGTATATTCTGTTTACACAGTTTGATGAGCAAAGTTCATATGAGAAGGCAAAGCAGCTGTTGACTTTAAAAAACAGACCAACCGCCGTTGTTTGCATTGACGAGGTTGTTGCATACGCAGCAATAAAAGTCTGCAAAGAGCTTGAACTGAAAGTGGGCTATGATGTGTCCATAATAGGGTTTAATGAGTCAATCTTTTCCAAGCTTTCTTCACCAAGGCTTACCACAGTTGACACCAATGTGTATTATCTTGGTTATTATGCGGCTGAGATGCTTATGAAAGAGTTGGAAGAGCCATATAAAACTTATAAAAGACTTATAGTACAGCACTCAATTATAGAAGGGGAGACATGCAGGGCTATTTGA
- a CDS encoding zinc-dependent alcohol dehydrogenase, producing MKAVVFDASVGKYVRTLILGRISKRFFYNKLSCVRLTNIPEPELPSENYVKVKTTYAGICGSDLNLIFLHDSPSTSPFASFPFVIGHENLGVIVEKGRNVTEFEIGDRVIVDPVLDCDARELPRCDSCKEEEFSTCLNITEGKLKPGTIMGACSSTGGSWGEYFVAHKSQVIKVPDSVKDEEAILVDPLASALHPVMRNFPKDSDKVLVYGAGIIGLLVVWSLRKLGCMADITVVAKYKFQADLAVEFGANRVVNPSDDYLDKLAKVSGAKVFKPMIGEKVLLGGFDKVFDCVGSSRTIRDGMWLTKQRGSYIMVGLASVVKDLDLTPVWFKELNIRGAYCYSTEYLNEYRISTYQLALNLIQQSGIPYEKLITHYFRIEDYQKAIEVASSKGIEKSIKVVFKFL from the coding sequence ATGAAAGCAGTTGTCTTTGATGCAAGTGTGGGAAAATACGTAAGGACTTTGATCCTGGGCAGGATTTCAAAGAGATTTTTCTATAATAAGCTATCATGTGTAAGGCTTACAAATATACCCGAACCCGAGCTTCCATCTGAAAACTATGTAAAGGTAAAGACAACATATGCAGGGATTTGTGGCTCTGACTTAAACCTTATCTTTTTGCATGACTCACCCTCAACCTCACCGTTTGCTTCGTTTCCGTTTGTAATTGGGCATGAAAACCTTGGTGTAATAGTTGAGAAGGGCAGGAATGTAACAGAGTTTGAAATAGGTGACAGGGTGATTGTGGACCCGGTTTTAGACTGTGATGCGAGAGAGCTTCCAAGATGTGATTCGTGCAAAGAAGAAGAATTTTCAACCTGTTTAAATATCACCGAAGGGAAGCTCAAACCCGGTACTATCATGGGTGCCTGCAGTTCAACAGGCGGTTCGTGGGGTGAGTATTTTGTTGCTCACAAATCACAGGTCATAAAGGTGCCTGATTCTGTCAAAGATGAAGAAGCTATTTTGGTAGACCCTTTGGCATCAGCACTTCACCCTGTTATGAGAAACTTTCCGAAGGATTCTGATAAGGTCCTGGTATACGGGGCGGGGATAATAGGGCTTCTGGTAGTCTGGAGCCTGAGGAAGCTTGGCTGCATGGCAGACATTACAGTTGTTGCAAAATACAAATTTCAGGCAGATTTAGCAGTTGAGTTTGGTGCAAATAGAGTTGTAAATCCATCTGATGATTATCTGGACAAACTTGCAAAAGTGAGCGGGGCTAAAGTGTTCAAACCAATGATTGGAGAAAAAGTCCTGCTCGGTGGGTTTGATAAGGTCTTTGACTGTGTTGGTTCAAGCAGGACAATTAGAGATGGTATGTGGCTTACCAAACAGCGTGGAAGCTATATTATGGTGGGGCTTGCATCGGTTGTAAAGGATTTGGACCTGACACCTGTTTGGTTCAAAGAGCTGAACATCAGAGGGGCTTATTGCTACAGCACAGAATACTTGAACGAGTACAGAATCTCAACATATCAGCTTGCATTAAATCTTATTCAGCAATCTGGCATTCCATATGAGAAGCTAATTACTCACTATTTTAGAATAGAAGATTATCAAAAGGCGATAGAGGTTGCTTCTTCAAAGGGGATAGAAAAGAGCATAAAAGTTGTGTTTAAATTTTTGTGA
- a CDS encoding aminotransferase class I/II-fold pyridoxal phosphate-dependent enzyme, with product MIDTTKFSLADFVKSADKNIMELAKEFWEYKEDYVRRRHYQYRRVSITGSGPTMKIIDHYTGEIKEMINLASNDYLNLTKHPRTIKAGIEAVKKYGTGAGSVPLLGGTLDIHVELEKKLAKFKGCEDALIYTSGYGSNLGTISAILHENDVAILDMYVHASIIDGCRNTNVEFFRHNNMDSLEKVLKKVKDKYNTKLVIVDGVYSMDGDIAPLDQIVEIAHAYGAFVMVDEAHATGVIGKNGRGTPEHCNVEGKVDIVAGTLSKALGAVGGFIATNKELVNYLHFYSRAYMFSTAPTPQATASLIEALNVIEEEPQLRQKLWDNIRYFRENLLKLGFNIGNQQTAIFPIIIGDDYKVKEMCRELHEAGIYVNPVFYPAVPRRLSRIRISLTAGHTKEHLDRTLDVLEHLGKKYGII from the coding sequence ATGATTGACACAACAAAGTTTTCGCTCGCCGATTTTGTGAAGAGTGCAGACAAAAACATAATGGAACTTGCAAAAGAGTTCTGGGAATACAAAGAGGATTATGTTAGAAGAAGACATTATCAGTACAGACGTGTTTCTATTACTGGTTCTGGTCCGACTATGAAGATAATTGACCATTACACAGGTGAAATTAAAGAGATGATAAACCTTGCCTCAAATGACTATTTGAATCTTACAAAGCATCCGAGGACAATTAAAGCAGGAATAGAAGCTGTTAAAAAGTATGGTACAGGTGCTGGTTCTGTACCTCTTTTGGGTGGGACACTTGATATACACGTTGAGCTTGAGAAAAAGCTTGCAAAGTTCAAAGGTTGTGAGGATGCGCTGATTTACACAAGCGGATATGGTTCAAATCTGGGTACAATTTCTGCAATTTTGCATGAAAATGATGTTGCTATTTTGGACATGTATGTTCACGCAAGTATAATTGACGGGTGCAGAAATACAAATGTTGAGTTTTTCAGACACAACAATATGGATTCTCTTGAAAAGGTGCTCAAAAAGGTAAAGGATAAATACAATACAAAACTTGTAATAGTTGATGGTGTTTATTCAATGGATGGTGACATTGCACCGCTTGACCAGATTGTTGAGATAGCTCATGCCTACGGCGCGTTTGTAATGGTTGATGAGGCGCATGCAACAGGTGTGATTGGCAAAAACGGACGTGGTACACCTGAGCACTGCAATGTTGAAGGAAAGGTTGATATTGTTGCAGGCACGCTTTCAAAGGCACTGGGAGCAGTTGGAGGATTTATTGCAACAAACAAAGAGCTTGTGAACTATCTGCACTTTTACTCAAGAGCATATATGTTTTCAACAGCACCAACTCCACAGGCAACCGCTTCACTGATTGAGGCTTTGAACGTTATTGAAGAAGAGCCACAGCTGAGGCAAAAACTCTGGGATAATATAAGATACTTTAGAGAAAACTTACTCAAGCTTGGATTTAATATTGGCAATCAGCAGACGGCAATATTCCCCATCATAATTGGGGACGATTATAAAGTAAAAGAGATGTGCAGGGAGCTTCATGAGGCGGGCATCTATGTTAACCCTGTATTCTACCCGGCTGTTCCAAGAAGGCTGTCGCGTATTAGAATTTCACTGACAGCAGGACACACAAAAGAGCATCTTGACAGGACACTTGATGTTCTTGAACACTTGGGCAAAAAATACGGTATAATATAA
- a CDS encoding formate--tetrahydrofolate ligase, protein MKTTSKPQEVKLKHIVEIAQSIGLDEDDLELYGKYKAKINLDVLEKKTRQSEGKVILVTSINPTPYGEGKTTTAIGLSMAINRLGFKSIVTLREPSLGPYLGIKGGATGGGASQVLPGTDINLHFTGDIHAVTAANNLLCAAVDNHIYHGNTLNINPKAIMIKRAMDMNDRALRNIVIGLGDGQKGAVREDGFVISVASEVMAILCLSNDLEELKERLGNILVAFSYDKKPVYAKDLNVHGAMALLLKDAIKPNLVQTSEATAAIIHGGPFANIAHGTNSIIATKMAQKLSDYVVVEAGFGSDLGAEKFVNIVSRKTGIYPSAAVVVVTTRALKYHGSSVAKTNITDEGMDALLKGFENLSKHIENLKMMGLEMVVALNMFPDDTPSEISMIESFCRKQGVEFAVSRAYDLGSEGALELAEKVIEIADKRRKINFVYQDQDPVEEKIKKVAKTIYGALDVQFSKSALSTLELIRKLNIEHFPVCMAKTQYSLSDHPELLGRPKDFILNVNEIRINSGAGFIVAICGNIMTMPGLSKDYAALHLDIDKDGNVLWV, encoded by the coding sequence TTGAAAACCACATCAAAACCCCAGGAAGTAAAACTAAAGCATATTGTTGAGATAGCACAAAGCATAGGTCTTGATGAAGACGATTTAGAACTTTATGGAAAGTACAAAGCAAAAATAAACCTGGATGTGCTTGAGAAAAAAACCCGGCAATCAGAAGGCAAAGTAATCCTGGTCACATCCATAAATCCAACACCATACGGCGAGGGTAAGACAACAACAGCAATAGGTCTTTCTATGGCAATAAACAGGCTCGGCTTTAAATCAATTGTGACGCTTCGAGAACCTTCCCTGGGACCTTACTTAGGAATTAAAGGTGGTGCAACAGGAGGTGGAGCTTCTCAGGTCCTGCCGGGCACTGATATAAACCTTCACTTTACAGGTGATATTCATGCGGTGACGGCTGCCAACAATTTGCTTTGCGCTGCAGTTGATAATCACATCTATCATGGTAACACACTTAACATCAATCCAAAGGCGATAATGATAAAAAGAGCAATGGATATGAATGACCGGGCTTTGCGAAATATTGTCATTGGGCTGGGGGATGGGCAGAAAGGTGCTGTGCGTGAAGACGGATTTGTTATTTCGGTTGCCTCAGAAGTAATGGCAATACTTTGCCTGTCAAATGACCTGGAAGAGCTAAAAGAAAGGCTTGGAAATATACTGGTTGCATTCTCTTATGACAAAAAGCCTGTATATGCGAAAGACTTAAATGTCCATGGTGCGATGGCGCTTTTGCTAAAAGATGCTATAAAACCTAATCTTGTTCAAACATCAGAAGCAACTGCTGCAATAATTCACGGGGGTCCGTTTGCAAACATTGCACATGGTACAAACAGTATTATTGCTACGAAGATGGCACAAAAGCTTTCAGACTATGTTGTTGTTGAGGCAGGCTTTGGGTCAGACCTGGGCGCAGAAAAGTTTGTCAATATAGTTTCAAGAAAGACGGGTATATATCCATCGGCGGCTGTTGTGGTTGTTACAACAAGAGCACTCAAATACCATGGCTCTTCGGTTGCGAAGACAAACATCACAGATGAAGGTATGGATGCGCTTTTGAAAGGTTTTGAAAACTTATCGAAGCATATAGAAAATTTGAAGATGATGGGGCTTGAGATGGTTGTTGCGCTGAATATGTTTCCGGATGACACTCCTTCAGAAATTTCTATGATAGAGTCTTTTTGTAGAAAGCAGGGAGTTGAATTTGCTGTCTCAAGAGCCTATGATCTGGGTTCAGAAGGGGCTTTGGAGCTTGCAGAAAAGGTAATTGAAATAGCAGACAAAAGGAGAAAAATCAATTTTGTATATCAAGATCAGGACCCGGTCGAGGAGAAGATAAAAAAGGTTGCAAAGACCATTTACGGGGCTTTGGATGTACAGTTTTCAAAGTCAGCACTTTCAACTTTGGAACTCATAAGAAAGCTCAATATTGAACATTTTCCTGTTTGTATGGCAAAAACCCAGTATTCACTGTCAGACCATCCAGAGCTTCTTGGGAGACCAAAAGATTTTATTTTGAATGTTAATGAAATAAGAATTAACAGTGGAGCTGGCTTTATTGTAGCAATCTGTGGCAATATTATGACAATGCCGGGGCTTTCAAAAGACTATGCTGCTCTTCACCTCGATATAGATAAAGATGGAAATGTGCTGTGGGTGTGA
- a CDS encoding thioesterase family protein, with translation MLASHFQNGFLDVFATPAMITLMEKAALLCAQEHLEDGYTTVGSKVEISHIAPSPKGMEVRAVAELIDIQDRKLIFRVEAYDRFEKIGEGIHERFVVNAERFLQKTYQKAR, from the coding sequence ATGCTTGCTTCGCATTTTCAAAATGGTTTTCTGGATGTGTTTGCAACGCCTGCAATGATAACGCTGATGGAAAAAGCAGCACTTTTGTGTGCTCAGGAGCATTTAGAAGACGGGTATACAACAGTGGGAAGCAAAGTTGAAATTTCTCACATAGCACCAAGTCCAAAAGGAATGGAAGTGCGGGCTGTTGCTGAACTAATTGATATTCAGGACAGAAAACTCATTTTTAGAGTCGAAGCTTATGACCGGTTTGAAAAAATAGGAGAGGGTATTCACGAGAGGTTTGTAGTGAATGCAGAGAGGTTTTTGCAAAAGACATATCAGAAGGCAAGGTGA
- a CDS encoding Nramp family divalent metal transporter: MPQTSKKQRLRNILLILSVIGPGLVTATADNDASGIATYAMVGSMFGYKMLWGLFLITISLAVIQEMAARMGVVTGKGLSDLIRENFGVKMTFFAMVTLLIANLTTTIGEFAGIAASLEIFGVSKYISVPLTAIFVWYIINKGSYKKTEKFFLGLMIIYISYIISGFLAKPDWKDVLKNTFVPSFSFKTSFVLIFIAMIGTTITPWMQFYLQSSVVDKGVDVKKLRYQRWDVFLGAFWTDFIAFFIVVATAATLYKHGIVIETAEDAAKALEPFAGKYASALFAIGLFGASLLGAHILPLSTAYAITEAFGFENGLNKKLKEAPVFYGLILLFIVIGAGVILLPNIPLIKLMIIAQEINGILLPIILIYMLKLTNDREIMGEYVNSKTFNIIAWVTVVFIIFLTLMLLVQPFIQI; encoded by the coding sequence ATGCCACAGACGTCAAAAAAACAGAGGCTAAGGAATATTCTTCTCATTTTAAGTGTAATTGGTCCGGGGCTTGTTACCGCTACAGCTGACAATGACGCATCAGGGATCGCAACATACGCAATGGTAGGTTCTATGTTTGGATATAAGATGCTGTGGGGACTTTTCCTGATAACAATAAGTTTGGCAGTCATACAGGAGATGGCTGCACGGATGGGTGTTGTAACAGGAAAAGGTCTTTCTGACCTTATAAGAGAAAATTTTGGTGTTAAGATGACTTTTTTTGCAATGGTTACCTTATTAATTGCCAATCTTACAACAACAATTGGTGAATTTGCAGGTATTGCGGCAAGCCTTGAAATTTTTGGAGTTTCAAAGTATATTTCTGTTCCGCTCACTGCTATATTTGTGTGGTATATAATCAATAAAGGTTCTTACAAAAAAACAGAAAAGTTTTTCCTTGGATTAATGATAATATATATTAGTTACATTATTTCGGGATTTTTAGCAAAACCTGATTGGAAGGATGTATTAAAAAACACATTTGTGCCTTCATTCAGTTTTAAGACCAGCTTTGTTTTGATTTTTATTGCGATGATAGGGACCACAATCACTCCATGGATGCAGTTTTACTTACAATCTTCTGTTGTTGACAAGGGTGTTGATGTAAAAAAACTCAGATATCAGAGATGGGATGTATTTTTGGGGGCGTTCTGGACAGATTTTATTGCATTTTTTATTGTGGTTGCGACAGCCGCAACTTTGTATAAACATGGGATTGTCATTGAGACAGCAGAGGATGCTGCAAAAGCTTTGGAGCCTTTTGCGGGAAAATATGCATCAGCACTTTTTGCAATCGGGCTTTTTGGGGCATCACTTTTGGGAGCACACATTTTACCGCTTTCAACTGCTTATGCGATAACTGAGGCATTTGGGTTTGAAAATGGACTTAACAAAAAGTTAAAAGAAGCGCCTGTTTTTTATGGTTTGATACTTTTATTTATTGTAATAGGTGCCGGAGTTATATTGCTTCCAAATATTCCACTAATAAAACTTATGATAATTGCTCAGGAGATAAATGGGATATTGCTGCCAATAATTCTGATTTATATGCTTAAACTCACAAATGACAGAGAAATTATGGGAGAATATGTAAATTCAAAAACATTTAATATAATTGCATGGGTTACTGTTGTATTTATAATATTTTTAACTTTGATGCTTTTAGTTCAACCATTTATACAAATTTAA
- a CDS encoding magnesium transporter codes for MANVTSFYLSRVIGNRVYSEDRKVLGRLLDLIVDAKNIRPKVIAAKIKSGKGIQIVDFSFFAIYKEKGQYVIETRSLKPIEVQKEDTIMLVKHILDKQIVDINGRKVVRVNDIRLAVLSTGVYVIAVDIGLEGLLRRLGLAKPVKKILKPLGKSIPSKLILWDDVEPLASPRLDLKLSTTYSKLSTLHPSDLADIIEELDKKTQAYVFSALDEEKAADVLEELDVEAQRNVLENLPVEKVADVLEKMPADEVADILDEIKEERAEELLNEMEKEASEEVKELMEYPENTVGSIMTTDFISFKTHFTVEQTIQELRRLKPEPDEIYYLYVVDNEERLCGVVSLRDLVISEPQTPLYEIMSRDVVYVKDMDNVNSLVEIISKYSLLAVPVVDDQKKLIGVVIINDIVYELLKVRKKLA; via the coding sequence ATGGCAAATGTAACAAGTTTTTACCTTTCCAGGGTGATAGGTAACAGAGTATATTCTGAAGACAGAAAGGTTCTGGGCAGGCTGCTTGATTTAATTGTCGATGCAAAGAATATAAGACCTAAGGTAATTGCTGCTAAAATCAAAAGTGGAAAAGGCATTCAGATAGTAGATTTTTCGTTTTTTGCAATTTATAAGGAAAAAGGGCAGTATGTGATTGAAACCAGAAGTTTAAAACCAATAGAAGTTCAAAAAGAAGACACAATAATGCTTGTCAAACATATTTTAGACAAGCAAATAGTTGACATAAACGGGAGAAAGGTTGTAAGAGTAAATGATATTCGACTTGCCGTTTTGTCAACAGGAGTTTATGTAATTGCTGTTGATATCGGGCTTGAGGGCTTGCTCAGAAGGCTTGGACTTGCAAAGCCTGTTAAGAAAATCTTAAAACCTCTTGGGAAAAGTATTCCTTCTAAACTTATTCTCTGGGACGATGTTGAGCCGCTTGCCTCACCCCGGCTTGACCTGAAACTTTCAACAACATACTCCAAGCTTTCAACTTTGCATCCTTCTGATCTGGCAGATATTATTGAGGAGCTTGACAAAAAAACCCAGGCATATGTATTTTCAGCTCTGGATGAAGAAAAAGCAGCGGATGTTCTGGAAGAGCTTGATGTTGAGGCACAGCGAAACGTCCTCGAAAACCTTCCAGTTGAAAAGGTTGCAGATGTGCTTGAAAAAATGCCGGCAGATGAGGTTGCAGATATCCTGGATGAGATAAAAGAAGAAAGAGCAGAAGAACTCCTGAATGAGATGGAAAAAGAAGCATCCGAAGAAGTAAAAGAGCTTATGGAATATCCCGAAAATACTGTCGGAAGTATTATGACGACAGATTTTATCTCGTTCAAAACTCATTTTACCGTTGAGCAGACAATACAGGAGCTAAGGAGACTGAAGCCCGAGCCGGATGAGATTTACTATCTTTATGTTGTGGACAATGAAGAAAGACTCTGTGGAGTTGTGTCTTTGCGCGATCTTGTAATTTCAGAACCGCAAACACCTCTTTATGAGATTATGAGCAGGGATGTTGTATATGTGAAAGATATGGACAATGTAAACTCTCTTGTTGAAATTATCTCAAAATACAGTTTATTAGCTGTTCCAGTTGTTGATGACCAAAAGAAACTTATAGGGGTTGTAATAATTAACGATATAGTTTATGAGCTTTTAAAGGTGCGAAAAAAATTAGCATAA